Proteins found in one Ptychodera flava strain L36383 chromosome 3, AS_Pfla_20210202, whole genome shotgun sequence genomic segment:
- the LOC139130124 gene encoding arylsulfatase J-like isoform X2 produces the protein MRAFSRLAVLSLFTFGYIWWQFPLKNHGGQLRKPNIIFILADDLGWADVGYNNPYLITPTIDKLAREGVILNQSSRAAFMTGYYSYRLGFQTGGIRNKLPYGLPLNLTALPRKLHQLGYSTYMVGKWHLGYCKEAYTPTRRGFDKFYGYYLAGQDYYTHFFVDGLDLHDNFNPDWSQNGTYSSYLFSDKAVDMIDSHDKAKPFFMYLAFQSVHAPMEVPRKYFDMYPEVKGEKRRTLLGMVTALDDGIAKVVRALKTNGLWENTLLIFSSDNGAPLLSKHEGSNWPLLGMKQQLFEGGTRAVGFIHGNMLKNTGYTYNGMMHIVDWYPTLVSIAGGQVQDPEIDGINLWDALSTNSPSPRNEMVYNIIPEWKLAAIRVGNFKLLLGKNQHNACWIPPEEAKGKWGSPFCFEQKKDAVYLFNLKDDPCERTNLAEMMPDKVNQLTRRLEEKSAKVVPAIDKKDVSLKSLPRNFGGVWSPGWC, from the exons GTTGGGCAGACGTTGGTTACAACAATCCTTATCTCATCACGCCAACGATCGACAAACTCGCCAGAGAGGGCGTCATTCTAAATCAATC ATCTAGGGCGGCATTCATGACTGGATACTATTCATATCGTCTTGGTTTTCAG ACCGGAGGAATAAGGAACAAATTGCCTTACGGGCTTCCATTAAATCTGACCGCTCTGCCAAGAAAACTCCATCAACTCGGCTATTCAACATACATGGTCGGAAA ATGGCATTTAGGATATTGCAAAGAGGCATACACTCCTACAAGGCGTGGATTTGACAAGTTTTACGGATACTACTTGGCAGGTCAAGACTATTACACTCACTTCTTTG TTGATGGCCTAGACCTTCACGACAACTTCAACCCAGACTGGAGTCAAAACGGGACGTATTCGTCG TACCTATTCAGTGACAAAGCTGTTGATATGATAGACTCCCATGACAAAGCGAAGCCGTTTTTCATGTACCTTGCTTTCCAAAGTGTCCACGCTCCAATGGAG GttccaagaaaatattttgacatgtaTCCGGAAGTGAAAGGTGAAAAACGGCGCACCTTACTAG GTATGGTAACTGCCTTGGATGACGGTATCGCAAAGGTTGTACGCGCTCTGAAGACAAACGGATTGTGGGAAAACACTCTACTAATATTCTCATCAGAC AATGGAGCCCCGCTGCTAAGTAAACACGAGGGAAGTAACTGGCCACTCCTCGGCATGAAACAACAATTATTTGAGGGAGGCACACGAGCCGTTGGCTTCATCCATGGCAATATGTTGAAGAACACTGGATATACGTATAACGG GATGATGCACATCGTTGACTGGTACCCGACTCTCGTTAGCATTGCAGGTGGACAAGTTCAAG ATCCAGAAATAGATGGCATAAACCTATGGGACGCATTGTCTACAAACTCCCCGTCTCCAAGAAATGAAATGGTATACAATATCATACCAGAATGGAAACTAGCAGCGATAAG GGTTGGAAACTTCAAACTGCTTCTCGGCAAGAACCAACATAACG cgtGTTGGATCCCACCGGAAGAAGCAAAAGGAAAGTGGGGAAGTCCCTTTTGTTTTGAGCAAAAGAAGGATGCTGTGTATTTGTTCAATTTAAAAG ATGACCCTTGTGAACGTACTAACTTGGCAGAAATGATGCCAGACAAGGTGAACCAATTAACAAGACGGTTGGAAGAAAAGTCTGCAAAAGTTGTACCAGCAATTGACAAAAAAGACGTGTCTCTAAAGTCTTTGCCGAGAAACTTTGGGGGAGTATGGTCCCCTGGATGGTGTTGA
- the LOC139130124 gene encoding arylsulfatase J-like isoform X1, whose amino-acid sequence MRAFSRLAVLSLFTFGYIWWQFPLKNHGGQLRKPNIIFILADDLGWADVGYNNPYLITPTIDKLAREGVILNQSYVSQSCSPSRAAFMTGYYSYRLGFQTGGIRNKLPYGLPLNLTALPRKLHQLGYSTYMVGKWHLGYCKEAYTPTRRGFDKFYGYYLAGQDYYTHFFVDGLDLHDNFNPDWSQNGTYSSYLFSDKAVDMIDSHDKAKPFFMYLAFQSVHAPMEVPRKYFDMYPEVKGEKRRTLLGMVTALDDGIAKVVRALKTNGLWENTLLIFSSDNGAPLLSKHEGSNWPLLGMKQQLFEGGTRAVGFIHGNMLKNTGYTYNGMMHIVDWYPTLVSIAGGQVQDPEIDGINLWDALSTNSPSPRNEMVYNIIPEWKLAAIRVGNFKLLLGKNQHNACWIPPEEAKGKWGSPFCFEQKKDAVYLFNLKDDPCERTNLAEMMPDKVNQLTRRLEEKSAKVVPAIDKKDVSLKSLPRNFGGVWSPGWC is encoded by the exons GTTGGGCAGACGTTGGTTACAACAATCCTTATCTCATCACGCCAACGATCGACAAACTCGCCAGAGAGGGCGTCATTCTAAATCAATCGTATGTGTCGCAATCTTGCAGTCC ATCTAGGGCGGCATTCATGACTGGATACTATTCATATCGTCTTGGTTTTCAG ACCGGAGGAATAAGGAACAAATTGCCTTACGGGCTTCCATTAAATCTGACCGCTCTGCCAAGAAAACTCCATCAACTCGGCTATTCAACATACATGGTCGGAAA ATGGCATTTAGGATATTGCAAAGAGGCATACACTCCTACAAGGCGTGGATTTGACAAGTTTTACGGATACTACTTGGCAGGTCAAGACTATTACACTCACTTCTTTG TTGATGGCCTAGACCTTCACGACAACTTCAACCCAGACTGGAGTCAAAACGGGACGTATTCGTCG TACCTATTCAGTGACAAAGCTGTTGATATGATAGACTCCCATGACAAAGCGAAGCCGTTTTTCATGTACCTTGCTTTCCAAAGTGTCCACGCTCCAATGGAG GttccaagaaaatattttgacatgtaTCCGGAAGTGAAAGGTGAAAAACGGCGCACCTTACTAG GTATGGTAACTGCCTTGGATGACGGTATCGCAAAGGTTGTACGCGCTCTGAAGACAAACGGATTGTGGGAAAACACTCTACTAATATTCTCATCAGAC AATGGAGCCCCGCTGCTAAGTAAACACGAGGGAAGTAACTGGCCACTCCTCGGCATGAAACAACAATTATTTGAGGGAGGCACACGAGCCGTTGGCTTCATCCATGGCAATATGTTGAAGAACACTGGATATACGTATAACGG GATGATGCACATCGTTGACTGGTACCCGACTCTCGTTAGCATTGCAGGTGGACAAGTTCAAG ATCCAGAAATAGATGGCATAAACCTATGGGACGCATTGTCTACAAACTCCCCGTCTCCAAGAAATGAAATGGTATACAATATCATACCAGAATGGAAACTAGCAGCGATAAG GGTTGGAAACTTCAAACTGCTTCTCGGCAAGAACCAACATAACG cgtGTTGGATCCCACCGGAAGAAGCAAAAGGAAAGTGGGGAAGTCCCTTTTGTTTTGAGCAAAAGAAGGATGCTGTGTATTTGTTCAATTTAAAAG ATGACCCTTGTGAACGTACTAACTTGGCAGAAATGATGCCAGACAAGGTGAACCAATTAACAAGACGGTTGGAAGAAAAGTCTGCAAAAGTTGTACCAGCAATTGACAAAAAAGACGTGTCTCTAAAGTCTTTGCCGAGAAACTTTGGGGGAGTATGGTCCCCTGGATGGTGTTGA
- the LOC139130124 gene encoding arylsulfatase J-like isoform X3, translating to MTGYYSYRLGFQTGGIRNKLPYGLPLNLTALPRKLHQLGYSTYMVGKWHLGYCKEAYTPTRRGFDKFYGYYLAGQDYYTHFFVDGLDLHDNFNPDWSQNGTYSSYLFSDKAVDMIDSHDKAKPFFMYLAFQSVHAPMEVPRKYFDMYPEVKGEKRRTLLGMVTALDDGIAKVVRALKTNGLWENTLLIFSSDNGAPLLSKHEGSNWPLLGMKQQLFEGGTRAVGFIHGNMLKNTGYTYNGMMHIVDWYPTLVSIAGGQVQDPEIDGINLWDALSTNSPSPRNEMVYNIIPEWKLAAIRVGNFKLLLGKNQHNACWIPPEEAKGKWGSPFCFEQKKDAVYLFNLKDDPCERTNLAEMMPDKVNQLTRRLEEKSAKVVPAIDKKDVSLKSLPRNFGGVWSPGWC from the exons ATGACTGGATACTATTCATATCGTCTTGGTTTTCAG ACCGGAGGAATAAGGAACAAATTGCCTTACGGGCTTCCATTAAATCTGACCGCTCTGCCAAGAAAACTCCATCAACTCGGCTATTCAACATACATGGTCGGAAA ATGGCATTTAGGATATTGCAAAGAGGCATACACTCCTACAAGGCGTGGATTTGACAAGTTTTACGGATACTACTTGGCAGGTCAAGACTATTACACTCACTTCTTTG TTGATGGCCTAGACCTTCACGACAACTTCAACCCAGACTGGAGTCAAAACGGGACGTATTCGTCG TACCTATTCAGTGACAAAGCTGTTGATATGATAGACTCCCATGACAAAGCGAAGCCGTTTTTCATGTACCTTGCTTTCCAAAGTGTCCACGCTCCAATGGAG GttccaagaaaatattttgacatgtaTCCGGAAGTGAAAGGTGAAAAACGGCGCACCTTACTAG GTATGGTAACTGCCTTGGATGACGGTATCGCAAAGGTTGTACGCGCTCTGAAGACAAACGGATTGTGGGAAAACACTCTACTAATATTCTCATCAGAC AATGGAGCCCCGCTGCTAAGTAAACACGAGGGAAGTAACTGGCCACTCCTCGGCATGAAACAACAATTATTTGAGGGAGGCACACGAGCCGTTGGCTTCATCCATGGCAATATGTTGAAGAACACTGGATATACGTATAACGG GATGATGCACATCGTTGACTGGTACCCGACTCTCGTTAGCATTGCAGGTGGACAAGTTCAAG ATCCAGAAATAGATGGCATAAACCTATGGGACGCATTGTCTACAAACTCCCCGTCTCCAAGAAATGAAATGGTATACAATATCATACCAGAATGGAAACTAGCAGCGATAAG GGTTGGAAACTTCAAACTGCTTCTCGGCAAGAACCAACATAACG cgtGTTGGATCCCACCGGAAGAAGCAAAAGGAAAGTGGGGAAGTCCCTTTTGTTTTGAGCAAAAGAAGGATGCTGTGTATTTGTTCAATTTAAAAG ATGACCCTTGTGAACGTACTAACTTGGCAGAAATGATGCCAGACAAGGTGAACCAATTAACAAGACGGTTGGAAGAAAAGTCTGCAAAAGTTGTACCAGCAATTGACAAAAAAGACGTGTCTCTAAAGTCTTTGCCGAGAAACTTTGGGGGAGTATGGTCCCCTGGATGGTGTTGA